The following proteins are co-located in the Argopecten irradians isolate NY chromosome 9, Ai_NY, whole genome shotgun sequence genome:
- the LOC138330646 gene encoding trichohyalin-like: MGCYVYTQQLADSHGNWRPTLYRVKSEERPTLKRVKSEERPTLKRVKSEERPTLKRVKSEARPTLKRVKSEERPTLNRVKSEARPTLYRVKSEERPTLYRVKSEARPTLKRVKSEERPTLYRVKSEERPTLYRVKSEERPTLKRVKSEERPTLYRRVKSEERPTLYRVKSEERPTLYRVKSEERPTLKRVKSEERPTLNRVKSEERPTLYRVKSEERPTLYRVKSEERPTLYRVKSEERPTLKRRVKSEERPTLKRVKSEGAPTLKRVKSEERPTLKRVKSEARPTLKRVKSEGAPLKRVKSEGAPTKASEEVKSEARPTLKRVKSEGERPHTKRVKSEAPPLKRVRRVKSEERPTLYRVKSEERPTLYRVKSEERPTLYRVKSEERPTLYRVKSEERPTLKRVKSEERPTL; this comes from the exons ATGGGATGTTACGTATACACACAGCAATTGGCAGACTCGCATGGTAATTGG CGCCCCACACTATATCGAGTGAAGAGTGAGGAGCGCCCCACACTAAAGCGAGTGAAGAGTGAGGAGCGCCCCACACTAAAGCGAGTGAAGAGTGAGGAGCGCCCCACACTAAAGCGAGTGAAGAGTGAGGCGCGCCCCACACTAAAGCGAGTGAAGAGTGAGGAGCGCCCCACACTAAATCGAGTGAAGAGTGAGGCGCGCCCCACACTATATCGAGTGAAGAGTGAGGAGCGCCCCACACTATATCGAGTGAAGAGTGAGGCGCGCCCCACACTAAAGCGAGTGAAGAGTGAGGAGCGCCCCACACTATATCGAGTGAAGAGTGAGGAGCGCCCCACACTATATCGAGTGAAGAGTGAGGAGCGCCCCACACTAAAGCGAGTGAAGAGTGAGGAGCGCCCCACACTATATCGA AGAGTGAAGAGTGAGGAGCGCCCCACACTATATCGAGTGAAGAGTGAGGAGCGCCCCACACTATATCGAGTGAAGAGTGAGGAGCGCCCCACACTAAAGCGAGTGAAGAGTGAGGAGCGCCCCACACTAAATCGAGTGAAGAGTGAGGAGCGCCCCACACTATATCGAGTGAAGAGTGAGGAGCGCCCCACACTATATCGAGTGAAGAGTGAGGAGCGCCCCACACTATATCGAGTGAAGAGTGAGGAGCGCCCCACACTAAAGCGA CGAGTGAAGAGTGAGGAGCGCCCCACACTAAAGCGAGTGAAGAGTGAGGGCGCCCCCACACTAAAGCGAGTGAAGAGTGAGGAGCGCCCCACACTAAAGCGAGTGAAGAGTGAGGCGCGCCCCACACTAAAGCGAGTGAAGAGTGAGGGCGCCCCACTAAAGCGAGTGAAGAGTGAGGGCGCCCCCACTAAAGCGAGTGAAGA AGTGAAGAGTGAGGCGCGCCCCACACTAAAGCGAGTGAAGAGTGAAGGAGAGAGGCCCCACACTAAACGAGTGAAGAGTGAGGCGCCCCCACTAAAGCGAGTGAGA CGAGTGAAGAGTGAGGAGCGCCCCACACTATATCGAGTGAAGAGTGAGGAGCGCCCCACACTATATCGAGTGAAGAGTGAGGAGCGCCCCACACTATATCGAGTGAAGAGTGAGGAGCGCCCCACACTATATCGAGTGAAGAGTGAGGAGCGCCCCACACTAAAGCGAGTGAAGAGTGAGGAGCGCCCCACACTATAG